A single region of the Drosophila miranda strain MSH22 chromosome 2, D.miranda_PacBio2.1, whole genome shotgun sequence genome encodes:
- the LOC108157158 gene encoding two pore potassium channel protein sup-9, producing the protein MKKQNVRTISLIVCTFTYLLVGAAVFDALESETEKRRWEALQDAEDMIIRKYNISPEDFKVMETVVLKSESHKAGQQWKFTGAFYYATTVLTTIGYGHSTPSTVGGKLFTMCYAIVGIPLGLVMFQSIGERVNRLSSYVIQAVRTSLRCKRTVASEVDLICVVTTLSSLTIAGGAAAFSKFEGWSYFDSVYYCFITLTTIGFGDMVALQRDNALNRKPEYVMFALIFILFGLAIVAASLNLLVLRFVTMNTEDERRDEAQAMQALQVAVKLEGDVITSNGSILSGYEGHDAQSLSGSSASSMCSCHCMCLNRNRHKKSNHLGRNNDTENRYRLQRSPTHIRHLLPEVVPMQDLNYDYDTQSLHSMPDRGIMDSNYMGVDMVDTASSGSPLRPQQLLKRNVSLLSFRI; encoded by the exons ATGAAGAAACAAAATGTGCGCACGATATCCTTGATCGTGTGTACATTTACGTATCTGCTTGTAGGCGCCGCTGTCTTTGACGCACTTGAATCTGAAACGGAGAAGCGTCGTTGGGAGGCGCTGCAAG ATGCCGAGGACATGATAATACGCAAGTACAATATATCGCCAGAAGACTTCAAAGTCATGGAGACGGTGGTGCTCAAATCGGAATCGCACAAGGCTGGCCAGCAATGGAAGTTCACCGGCGCATTTTATTACGCAACCACAGTGCTAACCACCATAG GCTATGGTCATTCAACGCCCAGCACCGTGGGCGGGAAGCTCTTCACCATGTGCTATGCCATTGTGGGAATTCCCCTGGGCCTCGTTATGTTCCAGAGCATCGGAGAAAGAGTGAATAGACTGAGCAG CTATGTTATCCAAGCAGTTCGCACATCGCTGCGCTGCAAACGAACTGTCGCATCGGAGGTGGACCTCATTTGCGTTGTGACGACGCTTAGTTCGCTGACGATAGCGGGCGGTGCTGCGGCCTTTTCAAAATTTGAGGGCTGGAGCTACTTTGATTCAGTATATTACTGTTTTATTACATTAACTACAATAG gCTTTGGCGATATGGTAGCCCTACAAAGGGACAACGCACTGAATAGAAAGCCGGAGTACGTGATGTTCGCACTGATATTTATACTATTCGGCCTGGCAATTGTGGCCGCTTCGCTGAACTTGTTAGTGCTTAGGTTTGTTACAATGAACACCGAAGATGAGCGACGCGACGAGGCGCAGGCCATGCAG GCACTGCAAGTGGCTGTTAAACTGGAGGGCGATGTAATAACATCCAACGGGTCCATACTGAGCGGCTACGAGGGACACGATGCCCAATCGCTGAGCGGATCAAGTGCGTCATCCATGTGCTCGTGCCATTGTATGTGTCTAAATAGAAACCGACATAAAAA GAGTAACCACTTGGGCAGGAACAATGATACAGA GAATCGGTACAGACTGCAGCGATCGCCCACGCATATACGGCACCTGCTGCCCGAGGTGGTTCCCATGCAGGATTTGAACTACGACTACGATACACAAAGTCTGCACTCAATGCCGGATCGTGGGATCATGGACAGTAACTACATGGGCGTCGACATGGTGGACACTGCGAGCAGCGGATCGCCGTTGCGGCCACAGCAATTGCTCAAGCGCAACGTCTCACTTCTATCTTTTCGCATCTAG